AAAGGAACCACCCCGGGAGCAGGGAGCCGTCCGGGCGGCGCGGCAAAAAGCGTGGAGGCGGAGCAGGAACTGGAAGAGATCTTCATCCGCACCTACGGGAAGATTGAGAGAAAGCGGCCGCCGGAGAGCAGGACGGTGCTTACGCCGGAGGAGAAGAAGCGTCGGAAGAAGGAAGAGAATCTGCGGGAATATCTGCTGGTGGACGGCTATAACGTGATCTTTGCCTGGGAGGATTTAAAAGACCTGGCCAAAGACAACATTGACGGGGCCAGGAACCGGCTGATGGATATTCTGTGCAATTATCAGGGATATAAGAAATGTACGGTGATCCTGGTCTTCGACGCCTACAAGGTGGAGGGAGACGCGCTGGAGATCCAGCGGTACCACAACATCCATGTGGTCTACACCAGGGAGGCGGAGACGGCGGATCAGTATATTGAGAAGGTGGTCCATGAGATTGGGCGGAAATACCATGTGACGGTGGTGACTTCCGATGGCGTGGAGCAGGTGGTGACCCTGGGACAGGGCGGGACCCTGATCTCTGCCCGGGAATTCCGGGAAGAGGTGGAGCTGGTCCGCCGGGAGATCCACAGAGAGTGGGAGGCCCGGCGGGACGGGAGGAAAACTTACCTTTTCGACGACATGGACAAGGACCTGGCGGAACATATGGAGGAAGTCCGCCTGGGGAAGAAAGAACTGGAATAGACGGGATTTTAATCTGATTTTCATCTTTGGCAGGTATCCTGATATCAGGAAAGAAAAGCAGGAGGGATTGGGATGCGGTTACTGGTGGTAGAGGACGAGATCTATCTTCTGGACATTTTGAAGAAGCGGCTGCAAAAAGAGCACTACAGTGTGGACGCCTGTGAGGACGGAGAGGAAGCCTGGGATTATATCCGGGTCACTCAGTATGACGGGATCGTGCTGGACATCATGCTCCCGGGGATAGACGGGATCGAGATCCTAAGGCGGATGAGAAAGGAAGGAAACCATACGCCGGTGCTTCTTCTGACTGCCAGGGACAGCATCGAGGACCGGGTGGCCGGCCTGGACGTGGGCGCCGACGACTATCTGGTGAAGCCCTTTGCCTTTGAAGAGCTGCTGGCCAGGATCCGGGTGATGCTGCGCCGGCAGAATGCGGTGCGTCCCCAGGAGGAAGTCTATCATCTGGCGGATCTTTCTGTGGACTGCAAGAAGCATGAAGTGACCCGGGGCGGGCAGATCATTGATCTTTCCTCCCGGGAATTTGCCCTGCTGGAGTACCTGATCCGGAACCAGGGGGTGGTGCTCTCCAGGGAACAGATCGAGGAGCATATCTGGAGTTATGACTATATGGGGAGTTCCAATATGGTGGATGTTTATATCCGGTATCTGCGCAGGAAGATCGACGAGGGTCGGGAAAAGAAGCTGATCCAGACGGTGCGGGGAACCGGGTACGTACTGCGGGAGCCTTAGGAGAAAGGAGCGGCGGATGAAGAAGCTGTCGATCAAACTGAAAGTGACCATCTGGTACACGGCCTTTGTGGCGGCAGTGGCCCTGCTTGCGCTGGGGATCATCGCCCTTTTCGCCGGGCAGATGTTCCGCTCTGAGCAGGAGGAAGAGCTGCGGGGCGAGGTGGCGGAGTTTGTGGAGGAGCTGGAGATCTCCGAGGAGGGCTACGAGACGGAAGAAGGCCGGTTCTACGAAGATGACATCGTGTTCAGCCTCTACAATGACCAGGGAGAACTTCTGGCAGGCAATGTGCCTTCTTCTTTTCCCCTGGACACCACACTGAAGAATGGCGTGGTGCAGACCATTTCTTCCGGCCAGCGGGAATGGATGACCTATGACGTGGCGGTGGCCTATGAGGGCGGCCATGTACTCTGGGTCCGGGGGATCACCTATATGGGTCTGGTGTCTACCATGTCCGGCGGGATCCTTATCCTGTCCTGCCTCTTGTTCCCGGTGCTGGTGGCGCTGGCGGCGGCAGGGGGATTTCTGATCACCCGGCGGGCCTTCGCCCCGGTGGAGACCATACGGAGAACGGCGGCAGAGATCGCGGGCAGCGGCAATCTGTCCCGGCGGGTGCCGGTGGAAGCCTCCGGAGGAGAGATGCGGGAACTGGCGGAAACCTTCAACGGAATGCTGGGGACGGTGGAGGCCACCCTGGAGGATGAGAAGCGCTTTACCGCGGATGTGTCCCATGAGCTTCGTACCCCGGTCTCCGTGATCCTGGCCCAGGGCGAGTATGCCCTGCTCCCGGACGCTACAGAGGAGGAGAAGCAGGAGGCGCTGGAGGTGATCGTGGGACAGGGAAAGAAAATGTCCTCCATGATCGCCCAGCTCCTGGAGATGGCAAGAAGAGAGAAGGGCGCGGGAACGGCCAGCCGGGAGGAGATCCATGTGGGTGAGATCCTGGCCGGGGTGGCAGAGGATTTAAAGGATCTGGCCGGGGAAAAAAAGATCACCCTTCAGGCTGAAAGTGAAGGGGATCCGGCGGTGTGGGGAGAGCAGACCGCATTTACCCGGATCTTTGTCAACCTGGTCACTAACGCCATCCAGTACGGGAAAGAAGGCGGCCATGTGTGGCTTAGGGCCTGGGTAGAGGAAGATCAGGTCCTGTGCACGGTGCGGGACGACGGAATGGGGATCCGGGCGGAGGAGCTGCCCCATATCTTCCGCAGGTTCTACCGGGCGGATAAGTCCCGGACTGGACGGAAGACAGCGCATGCGGGGCTTGGGCTTTCCATGGTCCAGAACCTGACCGAGTATTTT
This window of the Massilistercora timonensis genome carries:
- a CDS encoding response regulator transcription factor, whose protein sequence is MRLLVVEDEIYLLDILKKRLQKEHYSVDACEDGEEAWDYIRVTQYDGIVLDIMLPGIDGIEILRRMRKEGNHTPVLLLTARDSIEDRVAGLDVGADDYLVKPFAFEELLARIRVMLRRQNAVRPQEEVYHLADLSVDCKKHEVTRGGQIIDLSSREFALLEYLIRNQGVVLSREQIEEHIWSYDYMGSSNMVDVYIRYLRRKIDEGREKKLIQTVRGTGYVLREP
- a CDS encoding HAMP domain-containing sensor histidine kinase — protein: MKKLSIKLKVTIWYTAFVAAVALLALGIIALFAGQMFRSEQEEELRGEVAEFVEELEISEEGYETEEGRFYEDDIVFSLYNDQGELLAGNVPSSFPLDTTLKNGVVQTISSGQREWMTYDVAVAYEGGHVLWVRGITYMGLVSTMSGGILILSCLLFPVLVALAAAGGFLITRRAFAPVETIRRTAAEIAGSGNLSRRVPVEASGGEMRELAETFNGMLGTVEATLEDEKRFTADVSHELRTPVSVILAQGEYALLPDATEEEKQEALEVIVGQGKKMSSMIAQLLEMARREKGAGTASREEIHVGEILAGVAEDLKDLAGEKKITLQAESEGDPAVWGEQTAFTRIFVNLVTNAIQYGKEGGHVWLRAWVEEDQVLCTVRDDGMGIRAEELPHIFRRFYRADKSRTGRKTAHAGLGLSMVQNLTEYFGGTIRVDSQEGKGTVFALYFPALRKPDNPLQ